A DNA window from Thiobacillus denitrificans ATCC 25259 contains the following coding sequences:
- a CDS encoding tetratricopeptide repeat protein codes for MASVPSLRAAMTGAGVLAASLVLANASDRESSRPGEAALLAAQSQFCTSVRGRQGALFEQLAAAKTELGPFPTERGAGDPASSAAPPLFENLGSLHFPITTATSAAQRYFDQGLKLAYAFNHAEAARAFRHAQRLDPHCPLCYWGEALVLGPNINAPMEPAANTAALEALRRAQALVDVANPKERALIGALARRYADEPDGARGGLDAGYADAMRAVAARYSDDADVSLLYVESLMDLSPWDYWEAAGTRPKGRTAEIVALLEKVLQKRPDHPGAIHFYIHMVEASADPGRALPYANRLGDLMPDAGHLVHMPFHIYYRVGRYKDAIEANRRAVAVDERYLAAASPIGIYPLAYYPHNIHSLMSSAQMAGDGRSAVAAAEKLARVVSAETGRSIAWVQPILVAPYFAHAQFSPPDVALAQPDPGSELPYVKAMWHYMRGAALALLGRPAEARREVAAMRDLARHRDLAMLAQNGVPAPDLIELAQQVVLGRIAQSGGDLVAAQQIFERAVVLEDKLPYSEPPYWYYPVRQSLGAVLLEAGRLEDAESAFRTSLMRTPNSGWALYGLAVAYARQGRQGAAAEVRERFARAWAGDAAPDLARL; via the coding sequence ATGGCCTCTGTTCCCTCCCTGCGGGCTGCGATGACCGGAGCCGGCGTGCTCGCCGCGAGTCTGGTGCTGGCGAACGCGAGCGACCGGGAGTCGTCTCGCCCCGGCGAGGCCGCGTTGCTGGCCGCCCAATCACAGTTTTGCACGTCGGTCCGGGGCCGCCAGGGTGCCCTGTTCGAACAGCTTGCCGCGGCGAAAACCGAGCTCGGGCCTTTTCCGACCGAGCGAGGGGCAGGCGACCCGGCCTCCTCGGCGGCGCCGCCGCTCTTCGAGAATCTCGGCTCCCTCCACTTCCCGATCACCACGGCCACGTCCGCCGCGCAGCGCTATTTCGACCAGGGTTTGAAGCTCGCCTACGCGTTCAATCATGCCGAAGCCGCGCGCGCGTTCCGCCACGCGCAACGCCTCGATCCGCACTGCCCGCTCTGCTACTGGGGGGAAGCCCTGGTGCTCGGCCCCAACATCAACGCGCCGATGGAGCCGGCAGCCAACACGGCCGCCCTCGAGGCCCTGCGTCGCGCCCAAGCCCTCGTGGACGTCGCGAACCCGAAGGAACGTGCGCTCATCGGCGCCCTCGCCCGACGGTACGCGGACGAACCGGACGGGGCGCGTGGCGGCCTAGACGCGGGCTATGCTGATGCGATGCGCGCGGTTGCTGCGCGTTACTCGGACGACGCCGACGTCAGCTTGCTGTACGTCGAATCGCTGATGGATCTGTCGCCTTGGGACTACTGGGAAGCGGCCGGCACCCGGCCCAAGGGGCGTACTGCGGAAATCGTCGCCCTGCTCGAGAAAGTGCTGCAGAAGCGTCCCGACCATCCCGGTGCGATCCATTTCTACATCCACATGGTCGAAGCGTCGGCCGACCCCGGCCGGGCTCTGCCCTACGCGAACAGGCTCGGCGACCTGATGCCGGACGCGGGGCATCTCGTCCACATGCCCTTCCACATCTACTACCGCGTCGGACGTTACAAGGACGCCATCGAAGCCAACCGGCGGGCCGTGGCGGTCGATGAGCGCTACCTCGCCGCGGCTTCACCCATCGGCATCTATCCGCTTGCCTACTACCCGCACAACATCCATTCCCTGATGAGTTCGGCACAGATGGCCGGAGACGGTCGAAGCGCGGTCGCCGCGGCAGAGAAACTCGCGCGCGTCGTCAGCGCCGAGACGGGGCGAAGCATCGCCTGGGTGCAGCCGATCCTCGTCGCGCCTTACTTCGCCCATGCCCAGTTCAGCCCGCCCGACGTCGCCCTCGCGCAGCCCGACCCCGGGAGCGAGCTTCCGTATGTGAAAGCGATGTGGCACTACATGCGCGGCGCGGCCTTGGCCTTGCTCGGCAGGCCCGCCGAGGCGCGACGAGAAGTTGCCGCGATGCGCGACCTCGCCCGCCACCGCGATCTGGCCATGCTGGCGCAAAACGGCGTGCCCGCGCCGGACCTGATCGAACTGGCACAGCAGGTGGTGCTCGGCCGGATCGCACAGTCCGGCGGCGACCTCGTCGCCGCGCAACAAATCTTCGAGCGCGCGGTTGTGCTCGAGGACAAACTCCCCTACTCGGAGCCGCCCTACTGGTACTACCCGGTGCGCCAATCACTCGGCGCCGTCCTGCTCGAGGCCGGCAGACTCGAAGACGCCGAGAGCGCTTTCCGGACCAGCCTCATGCGCACGCCGAACAGCGGTTGGGCCCTCTATGGACTGGCGGTCGCTTATGCGCGTCAGGGCAGGCAGGGCGCGGCCGCAGAGGTCCGCGAGCGGTTCGCGCGGGCCTGGGCCGGCGACGCTGCCCCCGATCTTGCCCGGCTCTAA
- a CDS encoding HupE/UreJ family protein — MYRNTISRCIAPVLALLSGSAAAHSLDAPAGGLAAGLAHPFLGLDHLLALLAVGLWATQHSGRARWAIPGAFAGAFAGATAVGTALAAAGIVLPAAEAAIAVSVVILGLLVAARHAQSLPAAMALAGAFAVFHGFAHGIEMQQAASPLAAGAGFVLGTALLHAAGFLGGVAGRRAVPYAGAAIAASGLALILGL; from the coding sequence ATGTACCGAAATACGATCAGCCGCTGTATCGCGCCCGTCCTCGCGCTGCTCTCCGGTAGCGCCGCCGCACACAGCCTCGATGCGCCAGCGGGCGGCCTGGCCGCCGGCCTCGCGCATCCTTTCCTCGGCCTCGACCACCTGCTCGCGTTGCTCGCCGTCGGCCTGTGGGCCACCCAGCATAGCGGGCGCGCGCGCTGGGCGATCCCCGGCGCTTTCGCCGGCGCTTTCGCCGGCGCCACGGCGGTCGGCACCGCGCTCGCCGCGGCCGGGATCGTGCTTCCGGCTGCCGAAGCGGCGATTGCCGTTTCGGTCGTGATACTCGGCCTGCTCGTCGCCGCCCGGCACGCGCAGTCATTGCCTGCCGCAATGGCGCTCGCAGGCGCGTTTGCCGTCTTCCACGGTTTCGCGCACGGCATCGAGATGCAACAGGCCGCTTCGCCTTTAGCCGCAGGTGCCGGCTTCGTGTTGGGCACCGCGCTCCTGCACGCGGCAGGTTTTCTCGGCGGGGTGGCGGGGCGGCGCGCAGTCCCTTACGCGGGTGCTGCGATCGCGGCGAGCGGCCTTGCCCTCATCCTCGGGCTGTGA